The DNA region ATACGCATGAAGGAAGGCCTCGCCGAAGAGGGTGTGGAAGTCATCCTCAATCTCGCCCGCCGTCTCGCCCGCCGTCTCGCCATAGCTGCGAACAAAATAGTCCCACAGGGCGGCTTTGCGGCTGCCCGGCAGCGCCAGACGCGAGGTCATGCCGTTCTGCTTCGCCTGCTCTTCCAGCTGCTCCGGGTTAAAGGACTGCAGCATCGCGGCGATAATGGCGCGAATGCCGGAGATCATCCCCAGCTGGTGCGCCTGCAGATCGATCAGCGCGTCGCGCACGGACTTTGTTGGCGGCATAAAGCCCGGCATCGGGGTGCCGAACATCTGGATCAGGACGGTTTTCCCGGTTGGCAACAGCTTGAACGGGTTGTTGGCGTCGTCCAGCACCATGGTCATGTCGGCTTTTACGCCGCGCTTGAGGATAGAACGCGAGGAGAGCAGCGCCACGGTCCCCTGGGAGAACATGCCGAGGATCTGTCCCAGCTGACGCATGTTTTCGCGGTCAAACTGCGGAACGGGCTGCATTTCGCTCAGCCCCATCCCCTCCAGCAGCGCCTCCAGCAGCTCACCCTGCAGCACGTCGCCCTTCTCACCGCTGTTTGCCGTGGCGGTTGGAGAGGCAGCGTTATTGACCGGGTCGATGCGCAGGCGGCCCTTCGGCGCCTGCGCGCTGCTGCGCGCAACGGCCTGTGGCGTAGGCAGGGTAAAGCCGGCGTAATCCGGGCGCGCGGGCTCTTCTTCAGCACGCGGTTCTTCCTGCGGCTCAGGAGCGAACAGCGGGGAATCGGCCAGCACGTCCTCTTCCTGCTCAGGTTCCGACACTGGCGCAGGCTTATCGTCAATCACGTCATCCGGATGGGTTAACGGCGCGCCGCCCATCAGCCCGAGCGGGTCGTCATTTCGCGCGGCCGGCGCGCTGGCCTTACCGCCAAACAGCGCCAGCGGATCGAGCTCATCCGCCGCCTCTTCCTCTGGCTTAACGGGGTTCGTCTCGCCCGGCTGCACCAGCGTTGACGGGGTAACGTCGTCGAAAATGCTCTCTTTTTTGAACAACGCTTCGTCGCTGAACAGCGTGTCCGGGTCGACATGCTTACGCTCAAGCGTGGGATCGCTGTCGTTGAACATCGCCAGCGGATCTTCGGCGTTACGCTCCGGGGCCGCAGGCTGAGAGAACGGGTCGTGCGACGCCGCAGGCTGCGGCTTTGTGCGGTTGCTTGAGATGCTGTCGGAGATGGAGAACTCCTGCATCAGGCTATCCCAGATTTCCGTTGGCACGGCGGTCGGCTCGGTTTTTCCGCGCGGTGCAGCACTGGCCGGTTTCGGCTGCGGAGCGGGCGCGGATGCGGCTGCCGGACGCGCCTGCTGCTGCATGCTGGCCGCCATACGGCTGACGGGCTGCGTGTCGTGGATAAGCTCAGCCACTTCGATACGGTAGTCGTCAATACCGAGAATGTCGCCATCCTGCAGTTCAACCTGACGCCCCCGCTCCAGCGGAATATCATTCAATACCACGCGGGTGACGCTGCCACGGTTGGTGACACGGCATTCACCATTGGCGTCAACGTGAACAATGGCCTGCAGGCGCGAGATGGTGCGGTCATTGTCCGGCAACACCAGATTGTTATCCGTACCGCGCCCAATGGTGCCGCCCGGGGCATAAAAATCACAGCTGCTCTGCGGCGGCTGATGACCGGGTTTCGTAGAAATAATCGTGAATCGCATGGCGTATTCCTGCTGGTATGATTAGCGCTCAAACGCTGCCGCTCTCGGGGGTGAAAACGGCGGCGTTTGGGGGTTAACACATTCTATTCAGTCTGCGTAAGCTTAAACTGGCCTGAAGGATCTTCTTGTAAGGTGAAACGGGCAGCATAGCGAATAGAATCGTTTTTCCCTGACACTTTCAGAGCAACATCATATTCTCCGGCTTGCCACGCAATCCCCTTCCACTGGTGACACTGTTGGGTCGTTAACGTCACCTCAGGGCTAAACGTTGACGGCGGCGATATCGCTTTCCATTCATTTCCCGCGCGTTTCATTATGGTGGGCGAATGGCTGGTGACAGGCGCGTCTAACCCGGAGATAGCGGGAATAGCAAAGCAGGGTTCGTTGTTCTTTAGCGTAACCGAAAGCGACTGATATTGTGCAGGATGAGAGACACAGGCACTCACCGTTAATGCGATTGCTACAACACTGAGTAACTGTTTCATAACCATACCCGCCGATCTTTAGGATTTTGAATAAACAACGATAACACCGGTAGGTATTTATCCTTCAGGTCGGGTCCGATAATTCCCTCAAAACCTGCGATGTTTCGGAAATCACCCAGACCGTAATTTATCAGATAATAAAAATCTGAAATGATAGAAGCCTGCTGCTCCATACCAAAGTCCGATAGTTTTTTATCGGGGGGCAGAGAATAATTATAACTTGCTGCCCAACTGAATGCCCCTCGGGTTCGAACATTCATTCCAATCTGATGCTGCAATACATGCACCATTTCGTGAATAAACCAGTGTTTATATCGCGGAACTTCTATTGAAAAGTCATCCCGATAATGCGGCTCGCGAAAATAGAGCTCACCGTTGGGGGTCATCGCGACATCTGTCGACTGCATATTAAATGGCAAATAGCTTTTATTATGGACTTTCACTTCTGAGTACTTTATTGCGTCACCAAAAACCGAGCGCGCCAGTGCTATTTCGCCAATGGTGAGAGGACGGGCGCCTCCTTCCTGCAAACTTGCCATGCTATCTTCCTTCCCGGTTGATAATGACCGGGGAAAACTCCCCGGCCACACATGCGATTACGCTTCTTTGTTCTCTTTGATGTTCCAGCCAGCGCTGCTTTCAGCACCTTTACCACCGGCAGTGGTCTGCTCCCAGTACTGCTGTTTCACTTTCGCAGCCTGGAACGCGTAGGTCACACCAACGGTATCGCCGTTGTCTGCACCGGTGTACTGAACAGAGGTCACCAGCACATCTTCCAGCGTGATGCGGGTGTATTCCACCTGCTGGCCGCCGGCTTTACAGACGGACAGTTCAACTTTGGTCAGGTGTTTACCGCTGGCGCAGTGCTTCAGGATAGCGGTGGTGGATTTGTCGATCAGGGCGTTAACGTGCAGGTCGTTAAAGTTAACTTTACCGGCACCGCCGCCACCGCCAACGCTCATATTACCTGGCTGGGAAGCGCCCCAGGAGAAGGAGGTAATATCAGTCCAGCCGGTGTGGTTAGAATCTTTAGATTCGCCCGTAACACCCTCGACCTTCAGAAACATATCAATAGCCATAATATCTACTCTTCGTGGATGAACAATATTGCTTTCGAAAAAGCACTTATATGGCAAACAGGAAAGCATGGGGCTGAATAAAACCGTCCATATTTTACCTCTGCCTCACATCAAATGACCCGTGTCATTTGACAGTCTTACATTCCCTCTGAATGAAAAGAAGGAATGTGAAGTCTTTTACTACTGCGGGTTATCCTGAATCCAGGTGCGGTCAGGATCGCCAACTATTACCTGAGGAACCAGTTTATTCAATTCGTCGCTATGATAAAGACGGAGACAATTTAACGTTACGCCTTTGATTTTTTGTGAACGTTCAGAGTGAAAGCTGTTCTTTTCGTCTTTATATTTATTTATCACAGCCTCAATTTTCCCCATGCCATTTTCAACATCGAAGGGCATCCACTCCAGAAGTGCGCTTGCGCTGAGCCCTGCATCAGCAGAAAACTGGCCACCGTCGTCTGCCACCTCTGCAAGACAGCGTGCCAGAACGTAATCTTTCATCACCTGTCTGTAAGTTTGTTGATGGAAGAATTGAAGGCCCGTATTAGCAGAATAAGATGAGCAACTAGTCAGAAAAAGAAACAGATAAAGTATTTTTTTAAACATGGCGATATCTTTTTACGGTATAGCGCTATCTCAGTTCCCAGAACCAAATCTCTTTACAGTCGGTGTAACAATCGGAATTGCACTGCATCATATTATCCCCTACCGGTTCTAATAGGTCGATGTGTCCACCGTTATAATTAGTTATACGGTTGAAGAAAATCACACCTTTGCGGTTACGGAGTTTTTGACCTGCCTCTCGAATATCAGTATAGATTTCTGCCTTGCCAAACACACTCGCTTTATAGAGCTGATCAGCCAAAAGCTTCGCACCAGGTTCAAGTTTTTTACCCTTATATGGCCCACTCTTTATAGCCAAACGCCCTTCAAATTTAACATCACACTTTAAGAGAGCAAGGCTCATTCGCACTGCGCAAGTATTCATATACCCCGGATTAGACTTAATGAGCACGCTTGCGTCGTAACCTATTTCGTTAAAGAGATCATCCCGAGGGACATAACCCGGCCGCGATTCGTTAGAGGAGTAATGTTGTGCTTTTAACTGTGCATACAACGGTTTCATGATTGAACTCCTTTTTTGCACGGTAAATCCTGTGCCAGAGCCTCGGTGATTAACAATGCTGCAGGTTCTTTCTTACGGTTTTCAGGCAATTTTTTGAAATAGCTGTAAATGCTCTCTCGTAATGAACCGGGCAATGCGACCGTATATCCACACCAGGATTTACCCTCCGTCGCATCCATTACCCCAAGCAGATACATATTCGCTTTAAGCTGCTCCTGTTCGTTATCTTTTGCGAGCCACGCTGAAAGAAACTTTTCCCCGCTCATTTGTACATCATTACGGGACAGTGTATTAGGGTCGCGTAGAAGATTTGATGAGTCATTCTGGCCATTAGCAGCCCATAATGGCGTCGCTCCCAATAGACCGGTAAACAGCAAAACATGTAGGGTAAGTAACTTCATTGTTTCTCCTGCTCCAGATTAGATTTCTCTTTCAGCATAACTAAACGTGGTCAGTGAAGGATTAACAACACTTTTTGATTTTCTCACCGGTAGCGTATATGCACATCGCAAGAGCAATACATCCGACAAGCAAAAGCCCGTGCAACATCGCTCTCAACCCCCCCTGTTGCCAGTCAAAGATTAACAGGTAGTAACCGCATGCGGTAAAAAACACCATTGCCGACATCAAAAGCAATAAATAAGCGATGAAATAGATAATGAATTTTTTCATCAACAATTTCCCTTTAAATTCATTATCTGTTTCATATTACGCGTCATAGTGCCGGCCCTTACGGACCGGCAGCTATCATCACGCATCCTTCGTCTTCAGCGACGGCAGTTTAGAAACCAGACGCAGGGAAACGGTCAGACCTTCCAGCTGGTAGTGCGGACGCAGGAAGAACTTCGCGGCGTAGTAGCCCGGGTTGTCTTCAATCTCCTGCACCTGCACTTCCGCAGCCGCCAGCGGCTTGCGGGACTTGGTCTCCTGGGAGGAGTTCGCCGGGTCGCCGTCCACGTAGTTCATCACCCAGTCGTTCAGCCAGCGCTCCATCTCTTCACGCTCGCGGAAGGAGCCGATTTTGTCGCGCACGATGCACTTCAGGTAGTGGGCAAAGCGGCAGCAGGCGAACAGGTAAGGCAGGCGGGAGGCCAGACGCGCGTTGGCGGTGGCATCCGGGTCGTGGTACTCGGCCGGTTTTTGCAGGGACTGCGCGCCGATGAAGGCGGCAAAGTCGGAGTTTTTGCGGTGAACCAGCGGCATAAAGCCGTTTTTCGCCAGCTCGGCTTCGCGGCGGTCGCTGATGGCGATTTCGGTCGGGCACTTCATGTCCACGCCGCCGTCGTCGCTCGGGAAGGTGTGGCACGGCAGGTTCTCTACCGCCCCGCCGGACTCCACGCCGCGAATCGAGGTGCACCAGCCGTACTCTTTGAAGGAGCGGTTGATGTTGGCGGCCATCGCGTAGGCGGCGTTCGCCCACGAGTAGCTGTTGTGGTTCGCGCCGTCGGTCTGCTCTTCAAAGTCAAAGCTGTCGACCGGGTTGGTGCGAATGCCGTACGGCAGGCGCGACAGGAAGCGCGGCATCACCAGGCCCAGGTAGCGGGCGTCTTCAGATTCACGCAGCGAACGCCAGGCGGCGTATTCGGTGTTCTGGAAGATTTTGGTCAGGTCGCGCGGGTTGGCCAGCTCCTGCCAGGACTCCATCTGCATCACGCCCGGCGCGGTACCGGTGATGAACGGACAGTGCGCCGCAGAGCCGATGCGCGCCATTTCTCCCAGCAGCTCAACGTCCTGCGGGCTGTGGTCGAAGTAGTAGTCGCCCACGATGCAGCCAAACGGCTCGCCGCCGAACTGACCGTACTCCTGCTCGTAGATTTTCTTGAAGATCGGGCTCTGGTCCCAGCCCACGCCCTTGTAGCGCTTCAGGGTGCGGCCCAGCTCCTGCTTGGAGATGCTCATAAAGCGGATCTTCAGCATCTCGTCGGTTTCAGTGTTGTTCACCAGGTAGCTCAAGCCGCGCCAGGCGCTCTCCAGCTTCTGGAACTCGTCGTGGTGAATGATCTGGTTCACCTGCTGCGAGAGCTGCTCGTCGATACCGGCAATCAGGTTCTGAATGGTGCGGTAGGTATCGTTCGAGAAGGTGACGGTATTTTCCAGCGCCTGCTGCGCCAGGGTTTTCACCGCGCTTTCTACGGCGGAACGCGCCTGGTCGGTTTTCGGGCGGAACTCTTTGTTCAGCAGCGCGCTGAATTCATCCTGGCTGAACGCCTGACCCGCCTGCTGCTCGTGTTGTTGAGTCTGGTTGCTCATCGATTATTCCTCGCTACCTTTCGCACTTTCGTCATTTTTCGGCAACTGGCTCAGGGATTTGAGCAGCGTCGGATCCTGCAGAATTTTAGCGATCAGCTCTTCCGCACCGTTTTTGCCGTCCATATAGGTCAGCAGGTTAGAGAGCTGGGTGCGCGCTTCCAGCAGCTTGTTCAGCGGCTCGACCTTGCGCGCCACCGCGTCCGGCAGGAAGTCGTCCATGCTGTCGAAGGTCAGATCGACGTTGAGCTTGCCTTCGCCGGTCAGGGTGTTATCCACCTGGAACGCCACGCGCGGCTTCAGCGCCTTCATGCGTTCGTCAAAGTTGTCGATGTCGATTTCGAGGAATTTACGCTCGTCGACGGCCGGCAGGTTTTCCACCGGTTTGCCGACCAGATCGGCCATGACGCCCATCACAAACGGCAGCTGAATTTTACGTTCTGCACCGTAGATCTCTACGTCGTACTCGATCTGCACGCGGGGGGCACGGTTACGTGCGATGAATTTCTGCCCACTGTTACTCATTGCCATGATGTTCTCCATCAAAGATGCGCGGTGAAGGTGAAACGGCAGGCTCCATGCCTGTCGTCATAATGCCTGGACGCGCTATTCGCGGCGCCCAAAGATGTTTTCCAGCTGGTTAACGCCGTCTGGCGCCAGGTCGCGAATAATGTCCATAAAGTTAAGTTCTGACAGCCGCTGCACCCGTTCAATCATCAGCGGCGCGGGGTGGCTCGGTTCGTACTGCGCAAAATACTGCTTCGCTTTTTCCAGCATCAGCTGCGCGTCGGCGCGGCTGGTGACCTGCACGCTGCGCCAGTCGGCGACCGGCTGAACGGGCTGCGCGGCCGCCGGTTGCGGCGCGGCCTGCGTTTGGGCCTGCGCCTCACGGTTCGGCAGCAGCGTGCTGATGTCGGTTACCTGACAGGCGCTCGCCACCAGCCCCACGGTTTTCAGCAGCTGCTCCATCTCGGGCACGCCGCTTTCACCAAGATGCCCGGTAAGCAGCTCGCGAATGGCCAGCAGCCGTTCGTTAATGACGATAACCGTGGCGGTTCCCGGCTGGTTGCCGCGAGAAAGCTCGTCAATCAGCCGTGGACGCCCGCCGGGATAGTCCGGACACTCCGTCTTGCTGCCGTCCAGAAGCGCTTGGGCATCCTTGAGCGAGATTTCATCGCCGTTTGAACGCAGCAGCGAGGCGTTTCGCACGGCGACGGTGAGGTCGGATTTATCGCTCAGCCCTGCCAGGGCGTTAATGCGGTAGAACGGGTCGGTTTCGCCATACTCTTCCAGCAGCGGATAGAGCGGCTCCCAGTAACGGGCGATGGCCTCCTGCACCAGCAGCAGCCCGTCCGCGTAGCCCGCAAGCCCGCGGCGGCGCGTCCAGGCATGGGTTAACGCCAGCAGGACGCGAAGATCTTTGGTGCGGGTCAGCAGGCCGGTGGCATATTTTTCGACCGTGTTCCAGTCCGCGGGCTCTGCCGGGATAATGGTGTCGCCAAACTGCTGTTCCGCTTTCCCAAGGCTTGCCTGACTCATTGCCTGGAAGTCAGCGTCGTACTCCAGGTTTTCGCCGCAGGGCCTGTCGGCGCTTATCGGCGCGAGAAATTCTTCGATGTTCATGAGATCCCTGCTTATTCAAACATGGGCGGATAGAGACCGTGACGTCCCGGGCGGGCGCCGCCTGCCGGGTCGAACAGCAGGGTGAAAAGCTGCCCGGTAAAGTTGCCGCTGTGCACGTGGGTGTAAAGCGGGTAACCGTCGCAGCGGTTGGTCCACCAGTAGCTGGTCTGGCGCAGCGGATCAAAACACTCGGCCGCCTGAGGCCAGCCCAGCGTGTTCTGGCCGTCCTCGTCATAGCCAATCACATCCAGGATGTCGGAGCGCTTTTGCGGCTCGACGGGCTGCGGCGCCGGAATGGTCATCAGCATTTCATCCAGCTGTGAGGCGGAAAAACTGTTGCGCACCGCGTGCAGCCCCAGGCGCCCAATCTGCTGGTACCAGCTTTCGGCCTGGCTCAGCAGGCTGGTCGACCATTCTGACGGAGAGAAGCTTAGCTGAAGGCAAACCGGGTATTGTCGGCCCACGCTGTCCCGGCCGGGCAGCAGGCAGCCCATCTGGATCATCTGGCTGCCCAGCATGGGCGGTACGACAAAATTCCAGACCGGCGCTTTGTGAAACTGGCGTTCGCCGCTGCGCTGCTCTTCCTGCTGCCAGGCCAGAAGGCCGACCTGGAACCAGTGTGACCACTGGCGCTGTAAAGTGTCAGGAAAGCGGCGCTGCAAAAAATCTCCGGCGCTGGGTAACTTGCCGTACCAGCTGTAGCGGTTCATCGCAGGGGTATTCGTCATACGGCTGTCCTTGCGGTTATGGGCATGAAAAACGGGGAAGCTGGAACGGGTTACGAATGCTGTTTGGCGCAAACTCCAGCGTGACCTGATGGCCGTCGACGTTGAAGGTGGCCTGACGGCTCAGGCTGCCCGCACCCGGGCTGGTGCTCGCCTTATCAAAGAAGCGGTTGAGCGCCCAAGACCCGTTGGTCGTCAGCGTCGCCGTGCTGCCGTTCGCCAGCCCCAGCTGCATGCGGACCTGGTTGGTGCCGCCCGGCCCCGGCCAGTTCATGATCTGCACCGCCTGCGGGCCGTGGCTGTAGCGCAGCAGCTGGCCGTCAACGTCCAGGGTCAGGTTCAGGATGGTGTTATCCATTCGCACGGTGCGAACCGTCACCTTGAAGGACGGCGTGGTTGCGCCGTTCGCAAAGAAGGCGTCGCGAATGGACTGGGCCTGCTGGAACGGCCTCAGCAGCCCCTCGCTTCCCGGCAGCGTTTTACCGTCGATGCCCGGCATAAAGCGCCAGCTGGCCTGGGTGGTATCCACCTTATTGGTCAGATTGTCGCGAAAGAAGGTGTCCATCAGCCCGGTTCCCGGCGCAAACATGCGCGCGAGATCGTCAGGGGTGACTTCCGTGCTGGCGCTGCGCACCAGCGGGTAGCGACCGGCAATCGCCTGGCGGCAGAAGCCGCCCACTTCGACGTTAATTCGCTTACGCACGTTTTCCAGATCGCGGCGCTGGGTATCGCTGCTGGCCCCCACCGCCATGTTGCTGAACATGGTTTGCAGCCCGCCCGGCAGGCGACCGGCGCTGGCCTGCAGGCGGCTGATTGCCTCCCCGCCCGGCGCGGGCATGCCGCTGTTGGCCGCATCCTGGACGGCGGTCAGGTAGCGATAGAGCTCGTCCACCTGCTTGAGGAAATCGTCAAACACGATGGTCTTCCCGCCCTTCTCCAGCGGCTGCGCCAGCTCAATCATCGGCGCATAGTGGTCGGTGACCAGCTGCTCCGGCGCCTGGGTAACCACGGCGGCCTGGGTCGGCGCCGCGTCATTGTTGCTGAACAGCGCTTCCAGCGTGCGGGTGGCGCGGTTGCTCTGATCCTGCGCTTTAGCCGCATCTTCCGGCGCTGGCGCATTGCGCGACAGGTTCAGCACCTGGCTCAGGTTCTGCACCAGACGGCGCAGCGGCGAGTTAGCGCCGGAGAGCAGGCGCGCGGTGTTGATGCGCTGGGAAAGATCGGCGCTGTTATTGAGCTGAATGTCGGCGAGGAAGCGATCCCAGCTGGCGATAAAGTCGCGCATGTAGAGCTGGCGCACGGCGTTATCGACCTGCTGTTTATCCTCCTGCGCCGTTGCGGCCCCCAGCACCCAGGCGTCGTCTTCATGCAGGGCGGTGGTGATGCTGTCAATCTGGCCGTTAAAGCTTTTCCAGTAGCCGTCCGGCGTATACAGACCCGGCACGCCCTCGCTCACCGGCTTGCCGCTTTTACGAGAAAAGACCAGCTCGCTCTGCGGTCCGCCCAGGTCGGACAGGGAGACCGGCTTGAGGTTTTCATCATGCTCCAGCAGGCGCTTGAGGCGACCGTATACGCGCGTGGAGAGCGGCTGCTGGCCGATCATCGCCCTTTCGCGGGCAACCAGCGATTCATCCTGCGCGTACGGGGAGGCCTGAATCTTCGGCTCCAGCAGCTGCGTCAGGTGCCATTCGAGCTCTTGCAGCTGCGCCTTCGTGACGTTCTGCGGCAGGTTGCGCTGCAGGTTGAGCATCACCCACGAGTGCAGGAATTTGCCGTCATAGCGCTTCGGCTGGTACAGCATCTGGTAGGCTTTCAGCGCTTCATAGCTGTATTCCACGTCGCTGCCGTTGTCGTTTCGAAGCCAGGTCGTGATGTGCATGGCGACGGCAGGCAACAGCATCTGGTCCAGCGCCTTCTGGTACAGAGACTGCGAGGCGTCGCTGACGTCATCCCCGCGATAGAGCCCCATGCGGCGGGAAATCGGCGGATCGTTCACGTCAAACGCGTCGCTTTTCGGCAGGTCGACCAGGCCGTTCAGCAGCGGCAGCAGATCGAACAGATCGCGCTGCGGCTGGTTCTGTAAGGCTTTGCTCTGCTGGTCGAGCAGCGGGACCTTCGCATCAACCTCTTCCAGGTAGGTTTTGTTTTTGGCATAGCTGGTGAGCCACAGTCCGCCCAGGATCGCGAGCACCGCCAGCAGCGCCGCATAGCCGGACCAGATGGCCGCCCGGTTGCGCAGCTCCCACCAGCGGTTTTCGCCCGCGATACCGGCTTCCTGGAAGATGACGTTTTGCAGCAGGTTCTTAATGAAGAAGCTCTGACC from Enterobacter chengduensis includes:
- the tagH gene encoding type VI secretion system-associated FHA domain protein TagH — protein: MRFTIISTKPGHQPPQSSCDFYAPGGTIGRGTDNNLVLPDNDRTISRLQAIVHVDANGECRVTNRGSVTRVVLNDIPLERGRQVELQDGDILGIDDYRIEVAELIHDTQPVSRMAASMQQQARPAAASAPAPQPKPASAAPRGKTEPTAVPTEIWDSLMQEFSISDSISSNRTKPQPAASHDPFSQPAAPERNAEDPLAMFNDSDPTLERKHVDPDTLFSDEALFKKESIFDDVTPSTLVQPGETNPVKPEEEAADELDPLALFGGKASAPAARNDDPLGLMGGAPLTHPDDVIDDKPAPVSEPEQEEDVLADSPLFAPEPQEEPRAEEEPARPDYAGFTLPTPQAVARSSAQAPKGRLRIDPVNNAASPTATANSGEKGDVLQGELLEALLEGMGLSEMQPVPQFDRENMRQLGQILGMFSQGTVALLSSRSILKRGVKADMTMVLDDANNPFKLLPTGKTVLIQMFGTPMPGFMPPTKSVRDALIDLQAHQLGMISGIRAIIAAMLQSFNPEQLEEQAKQNGMTSRLALPGSRKAALWDYFVRSYGETAGETAGEIEDDFHTLFGEAFLHAYDMEVNQYKDSQSGSEDK
- a CDS encoding putative T6SS immunity periplasmic lipoprotein → MVMKQLLSVVAIALTVSACVSHPAQYQSLSVTLKNNEPCFAIPAISGLDAPVTSHSPTIMKRAGNEWKAISPPSTFSPEVTLTTQQCHQWKGIAWQAGEYDVALKVSGKNDSIRYAARFTLQEDPSGQFKLTQTE
- a CDS encoding Hcp family type VI secretion system effector, which produces MAIDMFLKVEGVTGESKDSNHTGWTDITSFSWGASQPGNMSVGGGGGAGKVNFNDLHVNALIDKSTTAILKHCASGKHLTKVELSVCKAGGQQVEYTRITLEDVLVTSVQYTGADNGDTVGVTYAFQAAKVKQQYWEQTTAGGKGAESSAGWNIKENKEA
- a CDS encoding T6SS amidase immunity protein Tai4 family protein, which encodes MFKKILYLFLFLTSCSSYSANTGLQFFHQQTYRQVMKDYVLARCLAEVADDGGQFSADAGLSASALLEWMPFDVENGMGKIEAVINKYKDEKNSFHSERSQKIKGVTLNCLRLYHSDELNKLVPQVIVGDPDRTWIQDNPQ
- a CDS encoding T6SS effector amidase Tae4 family protein, encoding MKPLYAQLKAQHYSSNESRPGYVPRDDLFNEIGYDASVLIKSNPGYMNTCAVRMSLALLKCDVKFEGRLAIKSGPYKGKKLEPGAKLLADQLYKASVFGKAEIYTDIREAGQKLRNRKGVIFFNRITNYNGGHIDLLEPVGDNMMQCNSDCYTDCKEIWFWELR
- a CDS encoding Rap1a/Tai family immunity protein; its protein translation is MKLLTLHVLLFTGLLGATPLWAANGQNDSSNLLRDPNTLSRNDVQMSGEKFLSAWLAKDNEQEQLKANMYLLGVMDATEGKSWCGYTVALPGSLRESIYSYFKKLPENRKKEPAALLITEALAQDLPCKKGVQS
- the tssC gene encoding type VI secretion system contractile sheath large subunit; this encodes MSNQTQQHEQQAGQAFSQDEFSALLNKEFRPKTDQARSAVESAVKTLAQQALENTVTFSNDTYRTIQNLIAGIDEQLSQQVNQIIHHDEFQKLESAWRGLSYLVNNTETDEMLKIRFMSISKQELGRTLKRYKGVGWDQSPIFKKIYEQEYGQFGGEPFGCIVGDYYFDHSPQDVELLGEMARIGSAAHCPFITGTAPGVMQMESWQELANPRDLTKIFQNTEYAAWRSLRESEDARYLGLVMPRFLSRLPYGIRTNPVDSFDFEEQTDGANHNSYSWANAAYAMAANINRSFKEYGWCTSIRGVESGGAVENLPCHTFPSDDGGVDMKCPTEIAISDRREAELAKNGFMPLVHRKNSDFAAFIGAQSLQKPAEYHDPDATANARLASRLPYLFACCRFAHYLKCIVRDKIGSFREREEMERWLNDWVMNYVDGDPANSSQETKSRKPLAAAEVQVQEIEDNPGYYAAKFFLRPHYQLEGLTVSLRLVSKLPSLKTKDA
- the tssB gene encoding type VI secretion system contractile sheath small subunit; protein product: MAMSNSGQKFIARNRAPRVQIEYDVEIYGAERKIQLPFVMGVMADLVGKPVENLPAVDERKFLEIDIDNFDERMKALKPRVAFQVDNTLTGEGKLNVDLTFDSMDDFLPDAVARKVEPLNKLLEARTQLSNLLTYMDGKNGAEELIAKILQDPTLLKSLSQLPKNDESAKGSEE
- the tssA gene encoding type VI secretion system protein TssA, which codes for MNIEEFLAPISADRPCGENLEYDADFQAMSQASLGKAEQQFGDTIIPAEPADWNTVEKYATGLLTRTKDLRVLLALTHAWTRRRGLAGYADGLLLVQEAIARYWEPLYPLLEEYGETDPFYRINALAGLSDKSDLTVAVRNASLLRSNGDEISLKDAQALLDGSKTECPDYPGGRPRLIDELSRGNQPGTATVIVINERLLAIRELLTGHLGESGVPEMEQLLKTVGLVASACQVTDISTLLPNREAQAQTQAAPQPAAAQPVQPVADWRSVQVTSRADAQLMLEKAKQYFAQYEPSHPAPLMIERVQRLSELNFMDIIRDLAPDGVNQLENIFGRRE
- the tagF gene encoding type VI secretion system-associated protein TagF; this translates as MTNTPAMNRYSWYGKLPSAGDFLQRRFPDTLQRQWSHWFQVGLLAWQQEEQRSGERQFHKAPVWNFVVPPMLGSQMIQMGCLLPGRDSVGRQYPVCLQLSFSPSEWSTSLLSQAESWYQQIGRLGLHAVRNSFSASQLDEMLMTIPAPQPVEPQKRSDILDVIGYDEDGQNTLGWPQAAECFDPLRQTSYWWTNRCDGYPLYTHVHSGNFTGQLFTLLFDPAGGARPGRHGLYPPMFE
- the tssM gene encoding type VI secretion system membrane subunit TssM, whose translation is MLTTLLSILTNRILWSFLGVTALAAVIWMIGPLLSIVDTRPLESEQNRIISIAVVYLLWAQGHILPRLYNAWLNRKLMDKLKENAETPEAADPQKRLNSEEQILASRFDEAAQMLKKAHFSKAGQGAQWTQRFSTQYLYQLPWYVIIGAPGSGKTTALVNSGLQFPLADRFGKTALRGIGGTRNCDWWFTNEAVLLDTAGRYTTQESEQVQDAGEWLEFMGLLRKYRRRQPINGVIITISISDLLTQSAEASRQQAVNLRQRLSELHEQLGIRFPVYVMVTKADLLKGFRAWFADYDKAQRDQIWGFTLPWEQTRHADYDLMGNFQQEFSLLQQRLDAGLPETMLKEHDAKTRAEAYLFPQEFAALRPLLADYLSTVFARSNFETEFSPRGIYFASGTQEGMPFDRVMGELNRALSLPEGAEADNWDSVSKEAPIPGAKGQSFFIKNLLQNVIFQEAGIAGENRWWELRNRAAIWSGYAALLAVLAILGGLWLTSYAKNKTYLEEVDAKVPLLDQQSKALQNQPQRDLFDLLPLLNGLVDLPKSDAFDVNDPPISRRMGLYRGDDVSDASQSLYQKALDQMLLPAVAMHITTWLRNDNGSDVEYSYEALKAYQMLYQPKRYDGKFLHSWVMLNLQRNLPQNVTKAQLQELEWHLTQLLEPKIQASPYAQDESLVARERAMIGQQPLSTRVYGRLKRLLEHDENLKPVSLSDLGGPQSELVFSRKSGKPVSEGVPGLYTPDGYWKSFNGQIDSITTALHEDDAWVLGAATAQEDKQQVDNAVRQLYMRDFIASWDRFLADIQLNNSADLSQRINTARLLSGANSPLRRLVQNLSQVLNLSRNAPAPEDAAKAQDQSNRATRTLEALFSNNDAAPTQAAVVTQAPEQLVTDHYAPMIELAQPLEKGGKTIVFDDFLKQVDELYRYLTAVQDAANSGMPAPGGEAISRLQASAGRLPGGLQTMFSNMAVGASSDTQRRDLENVRKRINVEVGGFCRQAIAGRYPLVRSASTEVTPDDLARMFAPGTGLMDTFFRDNLTNKVDTTQASWRFMPGIDGKTLPGSEGLLRPFQQAQSIRDAFFANGATTPSFKVTVRTVRMDNTILNLTLDVDGQLLRYSHGPQAVQIMNWPGPGGTNQVRMQLGLANGSTATLTTNGSWALNRFFDKASTSPGAGSLSRQATFNVDGHQVTLEFAPNSIRNPFQLPRFSCP